The following coding sequences lie in one Sorghum bicolor cultivar BTx623 chromosome 6, Sorghum_bicolor_NCBIv3, whole genome shotgun sequence genomic window:
- the LOC8070837 gene encoding DNA-directed RNA polymerase III subunit RPC4 yields the protein MDDKNKVKKEIDGPLGPATRKGGLKFAPKVPQKKPAKVVPKKEPVEESKEETVDKELLMKLKMSQNKSPSARIKSGDKPKSGTQVAFGQGSSSYARYFPMPKKDSSAGEASKLPKEYAEPWDYTHDYPVTLPLRRPYSGNPEILDEKEFGESSTSRSEDAQLSAAEELGLMDWPAESQFLYFQFPSSLPLPRQPQSVANPNVVSNERREDMRPSSHIGSRLKEIPEGYMGRILVYRSGKVKMKIGDALFDVSSGSNCMFVQEVAAINTREKHCCTVGEISKRAVIAPDIDYMLGSVYKE from the exons ATGGACGACAAGAACAAAGTCAAGAAGGAAATAGATGGTCCCCTTGGACCCGCTACTCGCAAG GGGGGACTTAAATTCGCaccaaaagtacctcagaagaAACCTGCCAAGGTTGTCCCAAAGAA GGAACCAGTTGAGGAGAGCAAGGAGGAAACTGTGGATAAGGAGTTATTGATGAAACTTAAGATGTCGCAG AACAAGAGTCCCTCTGCAAGAATTAAGTCCGGGGACAAGC CAAAAAGTGGTACACAGGTTGCATTTGGACAAGGAAGCTCTTCTTATGCAAGATATTTTCCCATGCCCAAAAAGGATTCTTCAGCAG GTGAAGCTTCGAAGTTACCAAAAGAATATGCAGAACCATGG GACTATACCCATGATTATCCTGTTACTCTCCCACTAAGGAGGCCCTACTCTGGAAATCCTG AAATTCTGGAtgagaaagaatttggagaatcTTCTACCAGCAGGTCTGAAGATGCTCAATTATCTGCAGCAGAAGAGCTTGGATTAATG GATTGGCCGGCGGAATCACAGTTCCTGTACTTCCAGTTTCCATCCTCTCTTCCTTTACCGAGGCAGCCACAATCAGTTGCTAACCCTAATGTAGTCTCCAATGAGAGACGTGAGGACATGAGGCCATCATCGCACATTGGCTCAAGACTCAAAGAGATTCCTGAAGGCTATATGGGGAGAATACTTGTATATAGGAGTGGTAAAGTGAAGATGAAGATCGGAGACGCTCTCTTTGAT GTTTCATCTGGCTCGAATTGCATGTTTGTCCAAGAGGTTGCAGCAATCAACACcagagaaaaacattgctgtACGGTGGGGGAGATCAGCAAGCGTGCTGTTATTGCCCCAGATATTGATTATATGTTGGGTTCTGTTTACAAGGAATAG
- the LOC110436456 gene encoding uncharacterized protein LOC110436456 has protein sequence MEVGGGLRTAHEPKYGGVLVEDVSSSSDMSLSIASNTTLKDDKTIDAKIKKERRARREARRKTKEEQQKDDEKLKRKEERKHIREERAKRRAARTKQEAKKAYDASSSELSSSLDDASYHASKGHEKNKKKESKDKGSSTKKKYAAVSFNYSYLTNCDRKSFINVPTGKLPHFDGTNFAKWKHLMRAYLIGLHPSLLENCV, from the coding sequence ATGGAAGTTGGAGGAGGTTTAAGAACTGCTCATGAGCCAAAATATGGTGGTGTGCTTGTCGAAGATGTTAGTAGCAGCAGTGACATGTCACTCTCGATAGCAAGCAACACCACCCTCAAGGATGACAAGACCATCGATGCGAAAATAAAGAAAGAGAGAAGAGCAAGAAGAGAAGCAAGGAGAAAAACCAAAGAAGAACAACAAAAGGATGATGAGAagctaaaaagaaaagaagaaaggaaGCACATACGTGAAGAAAGAGCAAAGAGAAGGGCAGCAAGAACAAAGCAAGAAGCAAAGAAGGCATATGATGCTTCATCTAGTGAGCTATCTAGTAGCTTGGATGATGCATCATATCATGCTTCCAAGGGACacgagaagaacaagaagaaggaaAGCAAGGATAAAGGCAGCAGCACCAAGAAGAAATATGCAGCCGTATCCTTTAATTATTCTTACTTGACTAACTGTGACCGCAAGTCTTTCATTAATGTGCCTACGGGCAAGCTGCCTCATTTCGATGGGACAAACTTTGCCAAGTGGAAGCACTTGATGAGGGCTTATCTTATCGGTCTTCACCCTAGTCTTTTGGAAAATTGTGTGTAG